In Gemmobacter sp. 24YEA27, a genomic segment contains:
- the phnE gene encoding phosphonate ABC transporter, permease protein PhnE: MPPATPPGTSEAYLDMVRRRRLYSGIILALFVALMIAGFRLAESRNAGGFINGLPQIFAFPSEVISEAWDRRANIPGLFLQFLPSLMETVNIAAVSTLIGGVTAALLALLATRGLARWPRLTPVFRRMMDLTRSIPEIVIALMLIFILGGGPVPAMIAISLHTAGALGKLFSEVAENADVKPVEGLTSVGAGWLQRMWLGVIPQVAPNWLSYLMLRFEINVRASAILGFVGSGGIGYDLKLAMQWGAGKYDQVVAIFLLLFLTIVLIDQVTDFYRTRLVRGAVQKTRA; encoded by the coding sequence ATGCCACCTGCGACGCCACCTGGCACCAGCGAGGCCTATCTCGACATGGTGCGCCGCCGCCGCCTCTATAGCGGCATCATCCTGGCGCTGTTTGTCGCGCTGATGATCGCGGGCTTCCGGCTTGCCGAAAGCCGCAATGCGGGCGGTTTCATCAACGGGCTGCCACAGATCTTCGCTTTCCCCTCCGAAGTGATTTCCGAGGCCTGGGACAGACGCGCAAACATCCCCGGCCTCTTCCTGCAATTCCTGCCGTCTTTGATGGAGACGGTGAATATCGCCGCCGTCTCGACGCTGATCGGCGGCGTTACGGCTGCTTTGCTGGCCCTTCTGGCAACCCGCGGCCTTGCCCGCTGGCCGCGCCTGACGCCGGTCTTTCGCCGCATGATGGACCTGACGCGCTCCATCCCCGAGATCGTGATCGCCCTGATGCTGATCTTCATCCTCGGCGGCGGCCCGGTGCCGGCGATGATCGCGATCAGCCTGCATACGGCGGGCGCGCTTGGAAAACTCTTCTCCGAAGTCGCTGAAAACGCCGACGTAAAACCGGTCGAGGGCCTGACCTCGGTCGGCGCCGGCTGGCTGCAGCGGATGTGGCTGGGCGTTATCCCCCAGGTTGCGCCGAACTGGCTGTCCTACCTGATGCTCAGGTTCGAGATCAATGTCCGCGCCTCGGCGATCCTCGGCTTCGTCGGTTCGGGCGGCATCGGCTATGACCTGAAACTCGCCATGCAATGGGGCGCGGGCAAATACGACCAGGTGGTCGCGATTTTCCTTCTGTTGTTCCTCACCATCGTGCTGATCGACCAGGTCACCGATTTTTACCGCACCCGCCTCGTCCGGGGCGCGGTCCAGAAGACAAGGGCCTGA
- a CDS encoding DUF805 domain-containing protein yields MRLAQAIKTSFLRSFRFSGRASRSEWRVFLLPGLAMPVTAFALLHGTVPDITLPQSLGLAALTLLPIAAVSARRLADSDTNPADIHPPTGLLAGASLFGHMALPSSPGPNRYGPNSSEVQS; encoded by the coding sequence ATGCGACTGGCGCAGGCCATAAAGACCAGCTTCCTGCGGTCTTTCCGGTTTTCGGGGCGGGCTTCCCGCTCCGAATGGCGGGTGTTCCTGTTGCCCGGCCTCGCAATGCCCGTAACTGCATTCGCGCTTCTGCACGGCACTGTCCCCGATATCACTCTGCCGCAAAGCCTGGGCCTTGCGGCATTGACGCTTTTGCCGATTGCAGCCGTCTCGGCCCGCAGACTGGCCGACAGCGATACCAATCCCGCCGATATCCATCCGCCAACCGGGCTTCTCGCCGGCGCCTCTCTCTTCGGGCATATGGCGCTGCCATCCTCGCCCGGTCCCAACCGTTACGGTCCCAACTCCTCCGAGGTCCAGTCATGA
- the phnC gene encoding phosphonate ABC transporter ATP-binding protein, producing the protein MLEVKSVTRMFGQKAAVDNVSFRIDGPGFVGIIGRSGAGKSTFLRMMNRLLDASSGEILVDGRNVLALKGRDARAWQSQCAMIFQQFNLVPRMDVASNVLHGILNRRSSLQTLFNIWSRSDILKALEILDRLGIQEQAPKRAEALSGGQQQRVAIARALMQDPKIILADEPIASLDPMNAQVVMDTLKAINVEDGRMVIANLHTLDTARRYCDRVIGMRDGRVVFDGTPDQLSTGVARDIYGADESFNEAATSTAIPTDTGADRSYADTLMS; encoded by the coding sequence ATGCTGGAAGTAAAATCCGTTACCCGGATGTTTGGCCAGAAAGCGGCCGTGGACAATGTCAGTTTCCGCATCGACGGCCCGGGTTTTGTGGGCATCATCGGGCGGTCAGGGGCGGGTAAATCCACCTTCCTCAGGATGATGAACCGCCTGCTGGACGCGTCTTCAGGCGAGATCCTGGTCGATGGCCGCAATGTGCTGGCGCTGAAGGGTCGCGACGCCCGCGCCTGGCAAAGCCAATGCGCGATGATTTTCCAGCAGTTCAATCTGGTGCCGCGCATGGATGTGGCCTCGAATGTGCTGCATGGCATTCTGAACCGCCGCTCGTCTTTGCAGACCTTGTTCAACATCTGGTCGCGCAGCGACATCCTCAAAGCGCTGGAAATCCTCGACCGGCTCGGGATCCAGGAACAGGCCCCGAAACGCGCCGAAGCGCTGTCCGGCGGCCAGCAGCAGCGCGTCGCGATCGCCCGTGCGCTGATGCAGGACCCGAAGATCATCCTCGCCGACGAGCCCATCGCCTCGCTCGACCCGATGAACGCCCAGGTCGTGATGGACACGCTGAAGGCGATCAATGTCGAAGACGGCCGCATGGTGATCGCCAATCTCCACACGCTCGACACCGCGCGCCGTTACTGTGACCGCGTGATCGGGATGCGCGATGGCCGCGTGGTGTTCGACGGCACGCCCGACCAGCTTTCGACCGGCGTGGCGCGTGACATCTACGGCGCCGATGAGTCGTTCAACGAGGCTGCGACCTCGACCGCGATCCCGACCGACACCGGCGCAGACCGCTCTTACGCCGATACGCTGATGTCGTAA
- a CDS encoding MAPEG family protein, whose translation MAPELSALTCAVLLQVVAIGIAGAQMNRELGPRYNAGPRDQTVDMSPRLGRLRRAVTNGFEGLAMFAPLVLILVLAGKTSSLTATAAWIYVAARVLYIPAYGLGLAPWRSLIWLAGLIATLTLAGVALFGPGPL comes from the coding sequence ATGGCACCCGAGCTCAGCGCCCTGACATGTGCCGTGCTGCTGCAGGTTGTGGCCATCGGCATTGCCGGGGCGCAGATGAACCGTGAACTCGGGCCGCGCTACAATGCCGGCCCGCGCGATCAGACGGTAGACATGTCGCCGCGCCTGGGACGGTTGCGCCGCGCCGTCACAAACGGCTTCGAAGGGCTGGCGATGTTCGCGCCGCTGGTGCTGATCCTGGTGCTGGCGGGCAAGACCTCGTCCCTTACCGCCACCGCCGCCTGGATCTATGTCGCGGCCCGCGTGCTCTATATCCCGGCCTACGGGCTTGGCCTTGCCCCCTGGCGCTCGCTCATCTGGCTGGCCGGCCTGATCGCCACACTTACGCTCGCCGGGGTCGCCCTGTTCGGCCCAGGCCCTTTGTGA
- a CDS encoding fumarylacetoacetate hydrolase family protein → MPDSHDTAHWVITPPPQPGLPVRGTDARFPVGRIFCIGRNYAAHAVEMGHDPDREPPFFFLKSADSILTGATMPYPAATCDLHHEVELVVALSKGGRDIPESAAPDHVWGYGIGLDMTRRDLQSEAKKLGRPWEVAKSFENSAPCGPLMPVAQIGHPVSGAITLDVNGKRRQEGDLNQMIWKVPEIIAVLSRFFTLRSGDIIMTGTPAGVGAVGRGDLLVAHIDGIGDLTLHLA, encoded by the coding sequence ATGCCCGATTCACATGATACCGCCCATTGGGTGATCACACCCCCGCCGCAGCCGGGCCTGCCGGTCCGGGGAACGGATGCGCGTTTTCCCGTGGGGCGCATTTTCTGCATCGGGCGCAATTATGCCGCCCATGCCGTCGAGATGGGCCATGATCCGGATCGTGAGCCGCCGTTCTTCTTCCTCAAAAGTGCGGACAGCATCCTGACCGGGGCTACGATGCCTTACCCGGCTGCAACCTGCGATCTGCATCACGAGGTCGAGCTGGTGGTGGCACTGTCCAAAGGGGGGCGGGATATACCTGAAAGCGCGGCGCCGGATCATGTCTGGGGCTATGGCATCGGCCTCGACATGACGCGCCGCGACCTCCAGTCCGAGGCGAAAAAGCTCGGCCGGCCCTGGGAGGTCGCGAAAAGCTTCGAAAACTCCGCGCCTTGCGGACCGCTGATGCCAGTGGCCCAGATCGGTCACCCGGTATCCGGCGCCATCACGCTTGATGTGAATGGCAAGCGCCGCCAGGAGGGCGATCTGAACCAGATGATCTGGAAAGTGCCGGAAATCATCGCGGTACTGTCGCGGTTCTTCACCCTTCGCTCCGGCGATATCATCATGACCGGCACCCCTGCGGGCGTCGGAGCGGTGGGGCGCGGTGACCTGCTGGTGGCCCATATCGATGGCATCGGGGATCTCACGCTGCATCTCGCCTGA
- the phnD gene encoding phosphonate ABC transporter substrate-binding protein, whose translation MKKIALALAVTTALTGMAQAQEIKQFNLGILGGENAQDRMTSNECYRAAIEEALGVPVKVFTPADYDGVIQGLLGGTIDLAWMGASGYAKAYITDPESVEAVLTKQNMDGSTGYYSIAFARTDSGIKTLEDAKGKKFAFAEPNSTSGYLVPGAEMVAKFGPLEQYFSEVRFSGGHEQSIVGVANGDFDAAVAWADGLGEWEDGYNSGAFRKSADAGLVNMNDIQEIWRSALIPEGPMVLRKALPQDVKDKVIKLTADLHETNKECAYGVAAGEAKDFVPVTHEAYIGIVEARKLQDSQ comes from the coding sequence ATGAAAAAGATCGCACTGGCTCTGGCCGTGACCACCGCCCTGACCGGCATGGCGCAGGCACAGGAAATCAAACAGTTCAACCTCGGCATCCTCGGCGGCGAGAACGCCCAGGACCGCATGACCTCGAACGAGTGCTACCGCGCCGCCATCGAAGAAGCGCTTGGCGTTCCGGTCAAGGTCTTCACCCCCGCCGATTATGACGGCGTGATCCAGGGCCTGCTGGGCGGCACCATCGACCTCGCCTGGATGGGCGCGAGCGGTTATGCCAAAGCCTATATCACCGACCCGGAATCGGTTGAGGCCGTTCTGACCAAGCAAAACATGGACGGATCGACCGGCTATTATTCGATCGCCTTTGCCCGCACCGATTCCGGCATCAAGACGCTCGAAGACGCCAAGGGCAAGAAATTCGCCTTTGCCGAGCCGAACTCGACCTCGGGCTACCTGGTCCCCGGCGCTGAAATGGTCGCGAAATTTGGCCCGCTGGAGCAGTATTTCTCGGAAGTCCGTTTCTCGGGCGGTCATGAGCAATCCATCGTCGGCGTCGCCAATGGTGATTTCGACGCAGCAGTCGCCTGGGCGGACGGCCTTGGCGAATGGGAAGACGGCTACAATTCGGGCGCCTTCCGCAAATCGGCTGATGCCGGCCTCGTCAATATGAACGACATCCAGGAAATCTGGCGCTCGGCCCTGATCCCGGAAGGCCCGATGGTCCTCCGCAAGGCGCTGCCGCAGGATGTGAAGGACAAGGTCATCAAGCTGACCGCCGACCTGCATGAGACCAATAAGGAATGCGCTTATGGCGTCGCCGCCGGCGAGGCCAAAGACTTCGTGCCGGTCACCCATGAGGCCTATATCGGCATCGTCGAGGCCCGCAAACTGCAAGACAGCCAGTAA
- a CDS encoding sulfite exporter TauE/SafE family protein — MPDLATLLPLVALLFVVGALAGIIAGLLGVGGGIVLVPAFFYVFTALGYGGPQVMQVCLATSLATIIFTSIRSVMAHNRKGAVDWEVLKTWAPGIVIGAILGMLAASQMRSDALQAIFGVLGMLVGLYMAFGRQSWRIADTMPTGPVRAVQSSVLGFLSVLMGIGGGSFGVPLMTLYGVPIHRAVATASGFGITIAVPSVIGFLFMPLDPATRPPLTLGAVNLPAFAVVIGITMVTTSYGVKLAHAMDPKPLKRIFAVFLILVAANMLRKALGW, encoded by the coding sequence ATCCCCGATCTTGCAACCCTGTTGCCGCTGGTGGCGCTTTTGTTCGTGGTCGGCGCGCTTGCCGGGATCATTGCCGGGCTTCTGGGCGTTGGCGGCGGCATCGTGCTGGTGCCGGCCTTTTTCTATGTCTTCACCGCGCTTGGCTATGGCGGGCCGCAGGTGATGCAGGTCTGCCTCGCGACCTCGCTGGCAACGATCATCTTCACCTCGATCCGTTCCGTCATGGCGCATAACCGCAAGGGCGCCGTCGACTGGGAGGTGCTGAAGACCTGGGCGCCGGGGATTGTGATCGGCGCTATCCTTGGAATGCTGGCAGCAAGCCAGATGCGATCAGACGCGCTTCAGGCGATTTTCGGCGTGCTGGGAATGCTCGTGGGGCTTTACATGGCCTTTGGCAGGCAAAGCTGGCGCATCGCCGACACGATGCCGACCGGGCCGGTGCGGGCCGTGCAATCCTCGGTGCTGGGCTTTCTGTCCGTGCTGATGGGGATTGGCGGCGGATCTTTTGGCGTGCCGCTGATGACGCTTTACGGCGTGCCGATCCACCGCGCTGTGGCGACGGCGTCGGGCTTTGGCATCACCATCGCGGTGCCGTCGGTGATCGGGTTTCTGTTCATGCCGCTGGACCCGGCCACGCGCCCGCCGCTGACGCTCGGCGCGGTGAACCTGCCGGCCTTCGCCGTGGTGATCGGCATCACCATGGTCACCACCAGCTATGGGGTGAAACTGGCCCATGCGATGGACCCGAAGCCGCTGAAACGCATTTTCGCGGTCTTCCTGATCCTCGTCGCGGCCAATATGCTGCGCAAGGCGCTTGGCTGGTAA
- the lpdA gene encoding dihydrolipoyl dehydrogenase: protein MADFDVIVIGGGPGGYVAAIHAAQLGLKTACVEGRETLGGTCLNIGCIPSKALLNATHQLHEVHENFEKMGLMGANPKVDWERMLRYKDDVVTGNTKGIEFLFKKNKVTWLKGWGSIPAAGQVKVGDEVHSAKNIIIATGSVPSVLPGITIDEQVIVTSTGALALPKIPKSMVVIGAGVIGLEMGSVYARLGAEVTVVEYLDAITPGMDAEVAKSFQKILTKQGFKFVLGAAVQVVERTKKGAKVAWKLKKDDSAGEIEADVVLVATGRKPFTDGLGLEAIGVEILPRGQIKVDDHWQTSVPGIYAIGDAVPGPMLAHKAEDEGMAVAEVIAGKAGHVNYGVIPGVVYSTPEVASVGKTEEQLKEEGRAYKVGKFPFMGNARAKAVFQADGFVKLLADKDTDRILGCHIIGPGAGDLIHEVCVAMEFGASAQDLALTCHAHPTYSEAVREAALACGLGAIHA, encoded by the coding sequence ATGGCAGATTTCGACGTTATCGTGATCGGCGGCGGCCCCGGCGGCTATGTGGCCGCGATCCATGCCGCGCAACTTGGCCTGAAAACCGCCTGTGTCGAAGGGCGTGAAACCCTTGGCGGCACCTGCCTGAATATCGGCTGCATTCCGTCGAAAGCGCTGCTGAATGCCACCCACCAGCTGCACGAGGTTCATGAGAACTTCGAGAAAATGGGCCTGATGGGCGCCAATCCCAAAGTCGACTGGGAACGGATGCTGCGCTACAAGGATGACGTGGTGACCGGGAACACGAAGGGGATCGAATTCCTCTTCAAAAAGAACAAGGTGACCTGGCTGAAGGGCTGGGGCTCGATCCCTGCAGCCGGTCAGGTCAAGGTCGGCGACGAGGTGCATAGCGCGAAAAACATCATCATCGCCACCGGCTCGGTGCCTTCGGTCCTGCCGGGCATCACCATCGACGAACAGGTCATTGTCACCTCGACCGGTGCGCTCGCGCTGCCGAAGATCCCGAAAAGCATGGTCGTGATCGGCGCCGGCGTCATCGGGCTGGAAATGGGCTCGGTCTATGCCCGTCTCGGCGCCGAAGTGACCGTTGTGGAATATCTCGACGCGATCACCCCCGGCATGGATGCCGAGGTGGCGAAGAGCTTCCAGAAGATCCTTACGAAACAAGGGTTCAAATTCGTGCTCGGCGCCGCTGTCCAGGTGGTGGAGCGCACGAAAAAAGGCGCGAAAGTTGCCTGGAAGCTGAAAAAAGACGATTCGGCGGGCGAAATCGAGGCCGATGTCGTCCTCGTCGCCACCGGGCGCAAACCCTTTACCGACGGGCTGGGCCTCGAGGCCATCGGCGTCGAGATCCTGCCGCGCGGCCAGATCAAGGTCGATGACCACTGGCAGACCTCGGTCCCGGGCATCTATGCCATTGGGGACGCGGTTCCCGGCCCGATGCTCGCCCATAAGGCCGAGGATGAGGGTATGGCGGTCGCCGAGGTTATCGCCGGCAAGGCGGGCCATGTGAATTACGGCGTGATCCCCGGCGTGGTCTATTCGACGCCCGAAGTCGCCAGCGTTGGCAAGACCGAAGAGCAGCTGAAAGAGGAAGGCCGCGCTTATAAAGTCGGCAAATTCCCCTTCATGGGCAATGCCCGTGCCAAGGCGGTGTTCCAGGCGGATGGTTTCGTCAAGCTGCTGGCCGATAAAGATACCGACCGCATTCTCGGCTGTCATATCATCGGGCCTGGTGCGGGCGATCTGATCCATGAGGTCTGTGTCGCGATGGAATTTGGCGCCTCGGCGCAGGATCTGGCGCTGACCTGCCACGCCCATCCGACCTATTCCGAAGCAGTGCGCGAAGCGGCGCTGGCCTGCGGTCTTGGCGCGATCCACGCCTGA
- a CDS encoding NADP-dependent isocitrate dehydrogenase: MADKGMPAIVYTKVDEAPELASYSLLPIVRRFAKAAGISVATRDISLAGRIISAFPERLTAAQKQADDLAGLGEWVKTPEANVIKLPNVSASVPQLVAAIRELQGQGYALPDYPAEPATAEEKEIRARYDSIKGSAVNPVLREGNSDRRAAKAVKNYAKAHPHSMGKWAADSKTRVAAMTGGDFFSNETSVTLSAAQAGPVKIELSGASGKVTVLKEGVSLPEGTVVDATFMSAKALDAFLADEIEKTKAEGILFSVHLKATMMKVSDPIIFGHVVKAWLKPVYEKHPGLADLDANGGLGSLLAQIRALPDGEAILADIDATMAARPPLYMVNSDKGITNLHVPSDVIIDASMPALLRAGGKGWGPDGKEADTVCVIPDTSYAPVYDESVKYFIETGALDPATAGTVQNIGLMAQKAEEYGSHPTTFEIPEDGTVRVIAANGDVLHEHKVEKGDIWRLCSTRKAAILDWVQLAIDRQRLEGCQAIFWLDEARAHDRELLNYVRPILKDKGVEAKFQVLAPREATRLSFETIRAGKDSIAITGNVLRDYLTDLFPILELGTSAKMLSIVKLMQGGGMFETGAGGSAPKHVQQLMEENHLRWDSLGEFCALGESLSFLAEATGNEKARVLGAAVDQATQGILDHDRSPGRKAGQPDNRDSHFWFALYWADALAKQNSDAELAAEFAPIAKALSEGEATITAELRADRGKPVDLGGYYHGDAAKTAAVMRPSRTLNAIID, translated from the coding sequence ATGGCCGACAAGGGAATGCCCGCAATCGTTTACACCAAAGTGGATGAGGCACCGGAACTCGCCTCATACTCGCTGCTGCCGATCGTCCGGCGTTTTGCGAAAGCGGCCGGGATCTCGGTTGCGACCCGTGACATTTCACTGGCGGGCCGCATCATCTCGGCCTTCCCGGAACGTCTGACCGCGGCGCAGAAACAGGCGGATGATCTTGCGGGTCTTGGCGAATGGGTGAAGACCCCCGAGGCCAATGTGATCAAGCTCCCGAATGTGTCGGCGTCAGTCCCGCAGCTGGTGGCGGCGATCAGGGAACTGCAGGGCCAGGGTTACGCGCTGCCGGATTACCCGGCGGAACCTGCCACGGCTGAGGAAAAAGAGATCCGCGCGCGCTACGATTCGATCAAGGGCTCGGCCGTGAACCCGGTATTGCGCGAAGGAAATTCCGACCGCCGTGCTGCGAAAGCGGTGAAGAATTACGCCAAAGCGCATCCGCATTCGATGGGCAAATGGGCGGCAGACAGCAAAACCCGTGTGGCGGCGATGACGGGCGGCGATTTCTTCTCCAACGAGACTTCGGTGACCCTGAGCGCGGCACAGGCCGGCCCCGTGAAGATCGAACTGTCGGGCGCATCCGGCAAGGTCACGGTGCTGAAAGAAGGTGTCAGCCTGCCCGAAGGCACCGTGGTGGACGCGACTTTCATGTCGGCGAAAGCGCTGGATGCGTTTCTGGCGGATGAGATCGAAAAGACCAAAGCCGAAGGCATCCTGTTCTCGGTCCATCTGAAGGCCACGATGATGAAGGTCTCGGACCCGATTATCTTCGGCCATGTGGTGAAGGCCTGGCTGAAGCCGGTTTACGAGAAACACCCGGGCCTTGCCGATCTCGATGCGAATGGCGGGCTTGGCAGCCTGCTGGCCCAGATCAGGGCGCTGCCGGATGGCGAGGCAATCCTCGCCGATATCGACGCGACCATGGCGGCGCGCCCGCCGCTTTACATGGTGAATTCGGATAAGGGCATCACCAACCTGCATGTGCCCTCGGATGTGATCATCGACGCTTCGATGCCGGCGCTTTTGCGTGCGGGCGGCAAGGGCTGGGGTCCGGATGGCAAAGAGGCAGATACGGTCTGTGTGATCCCGGATACGTCTTACGCCCCCGTCTATGATGAAAGCGTGAAATATTTCATAGAAACCGGCGCGCTGGATCCCGCGACCGCAGGCACGGTGCAGAATATCGGTCTGATGGCGCAAAAGGCCGAGGAATATGGCTCGCACCCGACCACCTTCGAAATCCCCGAGGATGGCACCGTCCGCGTCATCGCGGCGAATGGAGATGTGCTGCACGAGCATAAGGTGGAAAAAGGCGACATCTGGCGCCTGTGTTCGACCCGCAAGGCTGCGATCCTCGACTGGGTGCAGCTGGCCATCGACCGCCAGCGGCTCGAAGGCTGCCAGGCGATCTTCTGGCTGGATGAGGCCCGCGCCCATGACCGGGAACTGCTGAATTACGTTCGCCCGATCCTGAAGGATAAAGGCGTCGAGGCGAAATTCCAGGTCCTCGCCCCGCGCGAGGCGACCCGGCTTTCGTTCGAGACCATCCGCGCGGGCAAGGATTCGATCGCGATCACCGGCAATGTGCTGCGTGACTACCTGACCGACCTCTTCCCGATCCTGGAACTGGGCACCTCGGCCAAGATGCTGTCCATCGTGAAACTGATGCAGGGCGGCGGCATGTTCGAGACCGGCGCCGGCGGCTCGGCCCCGAAACATGTCCAGCAGCTGATGGAGGAAAACCACCTCCGCTGGGACAGCCTCGGTGAATTCTGCGCGCTTGGCGAAAGCCTGAGCTTCCTTGCGGAAGCGACCGGCAATGAGAAGGCGCGCGTCCTTGGCGCAGCCGTGGATCAGGCAACCCAGGGCATCCTGGATCATGACCGCAGCCCGGGCCGCAAGGCCGGTCAGCCCGACAATCGCGACAGCCATTTCTGGTTCGCGCTTTATTGGGCCGATGCGCTGGCGAAACAGAATTCCGACGCCGAACTGGCTGCGGAATTCGCCCCCATCGCGAAAGCCCTGTCGGAAGGTGAGGCCACCATCACCGCCGAGCTGCGCGCTGATCGTGGCAAGCCGGTCGATCTTGGCGGCTATTATCATGGTGACGCCGCAAAAACCGCCGCTGTGATGCGCCCATCCAGGACGTTGAACGCAATCATCGACTGA
- a CDS encoding copper chaperone PCu(A)C, producing MKILSAALAAFMISGVVSGAAFAHGFKGGDLEIGHPYIPTPPAVAKTAGGFLKITNTGTEPDRLIGIESDLAEKSELHVTELDANGVTTMNHVPVLEIPAGETVALERGGYHIMFMGLKQSLKKGEMVPGTLVFERAGRIEVEFSIDEPKEAEDHSGH from the coding sequence ATGAAAATTCTCAGCGCGGCTCTGGCTGCATTCATGATCTCGGGCGTGGTCTCGGGTGCGGCTTTCGCACATGGTTTTAAGGGCGGCGATCTTGAGATCGGCCATCCCTATATCCCGACCCCGCCCGCTGTGGCGAAAACTGCGGGGGGCTTTCTCAAGATCACCAATACCGGGACCGAACCCGACCGGCTGATCGGGATCGAAAGCGATCTGGCCGAAAAGTCCGAACTGCATGTGACAGAGCTGGATGCGAATGGCGTCACCACGATGAACCATGTGCCGGTGCTGGAAATCCCCGCCGGCGAGACCGTCGCGCTGGAGCGTGGCGGCTATCACATCATGTTCATGGGTCTGAAACAGAGCCTGAAAAAAGGCGAAATGGTTCCCGGCACCCTTGTCTTTGAACGGGCGGGCCGGATCGAGGTGGAATTCTCGATCGATGAACCGAAAGAGGCCGAGGATCATAGCGGTCACTGA
- a CDS encoding FAD-binding oxidoreductase, translated as MDRVLTELQAAIGAAYVLTGDDMRKYADDWMGHYHGTPVAVLRPGSTAEVAACLRAAAEAGVSVVPVGGNTGLVGGTMAVGGVMISLDRMNRIRELRAGARLVIAEAGVILQKIHEAAEAEGLYFPLWFGARGSAMLGGALSTNAGGSNVLRYGSTRGLCLGLEVVLADGRVLNLMSELHKDNSGYDLKQLFIGAEGTLGIITAAVMKLVPAPRAHATAVVAADSLPKALGLLNRMQEATGGRVEAFELMPEDYSRQLQKIRPDLGQPFATIPPVTLLIEAATTSAEEADPGPDGQVPLVAKLESVLGAMLEEGLIEDAIIAQSEAQRMAIWARREAAAEICHGIHPFVDTDICLPVDRVDTFLTGISARLEAISPGAGTITVGHLGDGNLHFSVYPATEGHEDQVMNCIEDMVAELGGSFSAEHGIGLSKLASMRRRKDPVALDVMRAVKSALDPSGLMNPGKVIPAR; from the coding sequence ATGGACAGGGTGCTGACGGAATTGCAGGCCGCGATCGGCGCGGCCTATGTGCTGACCGGCGACGACATGCGCAAATATGCCGATGACTGGATGGGCCATTACCACGGCACGCCGGTCGCGGTGCTGCGACCTGGCTCGACCGCCGAAGTGGCGGCCTGCCTGCGCGCGGCGGCAGAGGCCGGGGTCAGCGTGGTCCCGGTCGGCGGCAATACCGGCCTTGTCGGCGGCACGATGGCTGTGGGCGGCGTGATGATCAGCCTAGACCGGATGAACCGGATCCGAGAGCTGCGCGCGGGCGCGCGCCTCGTGATCGCCGAGGCGGGCGTTATCCTGCAAAAGATCCATGAAGCCGCCGAGGCCGAAGGGCTTTACTTCCCGCTCTGGTTCGGCGCGCGCGGCTCGGCGATGCTTGGCGGCGCGCTGTCGACCAATGCAGGCGGCTCGAACGTGCTGCGCTATGGCTCGACGCGCGGGCTTTGTCTCGGGCTTGAGGTAGTGCTGGCTGATGGCCGGGTGCTGAACCTGATGAGCGAGCTGCATAAAGACAATTCCGGCTATGATCTGAAACAGCTGTTCATCGGCGCCGAGGGCACTCTGGGCATCATCACGGCCGCTGTCATGAAGCTGGTCCCTGCGCCCCGCGCCCATGCCACCGCCGTTGTGGCGGCAGACAGCCTGCCAAAGGCACTTGGCCTGCTCAACCGGATGCAGGAAGCGACCGGCGGTCGCGTCGAGGCCTTTGAACTGATGCCCGAAGATTACTCGCGCCAGTTGCAGAAAATACGCCCAGATCTCGGCCAGCCCTTCGCAACCATCCCGCCGGTGACGCTGCTGATCGAGGCCGCGACGACATCCGCCGAAGAGGCCGATCCTGGGCCGGATGGCCAGGTGCCCCTGGTCGCAAAGCTGGAATCTGTCCTGGGTGCAATGCTCGAAGAGGGGCTGATCGAAGACGCCATCATTGCTCAGTCCGAGGCACAGCGCATGGCAATCTGGGCCCGGCGCGAGGCCGCCGCCGAAATCTGTCACGGCATCCACCCGTTTGTGGATACCGATATCTGCCTGCCGGTCGACCGGGTGGACACGTTCCTGACCGGCATCTCTGCCCGGCTTGAAGCGATCTCGCCCGGCGCGGGAACGATCACTGTCGGCCACCTGGGCGACGGCAATCTGCATTTCTCGGTCTATCCGGCGACAGAGGGCCATGAGGATCAGGTGATGAACTGCATCGAGGATATGGTCGCAGAACTTGGCGGTTCTTTCTCGGCCGAACATGGTATCGGTCTGTCGAAACTGGCCTCGATGCGGCGCAGAAAGGATCCGGTGGCGCTGGATGTGATGCGGGCGGTGAAATCGGCACTCGACCCTTCAGGGCTGATGAACCCCGGCAAGGTCATTCCCGCGAGGTAA